In Micromonospora inyonensis, the genomic window TCACGGAGCAGGTCCGGTACATCGTGCATGGCCCGCCGCGAGCGGGGTACCGGAACAGATACCAACCCCCGGAAAGTGAGGTGTGATTGCCATGCCGACCGCACGTGATCTCATGACCAGCGACGTCAGCTGCGTCCGTGAGCAGGATGATCTCAAGTTCGCCGCGCGCAGGATGGCCGAGCTGGGGGTCGGCTCGTTGGCGATCTGCGGCGCGGACAACCGCCTGAAGGTGGGTGACCTGATCGAGGCCATCTCCGAGCGCGGCTGACCGCATTCGACGCGTCCATCGGGGCCTTCCGCTCGGCGGGAGGCCCCGCGCCGTGAGGGCCGCTCGGCGGGAGCCCCTGCGGCGTGAGGGCGAGGACGTCAGGACGGTGGTCGGGGCAGCCGGTCCACCAGACTGCTGAGCGCGCCGTTGCCCAGGGTGGCGCCGAGCGCGGAGCCGGTGGCGATGGTCCAGCCGACCGGTCCGAGCGGCGTGCAGCCGAAGAACTGGCTGACCCCGGGGGTCTGCACCACCGCCACCAGCGCGCCGACCGAGGCGACGGTGGAGGCGAGCACCGCCGGGCTGGTGCCTCCGGCGAGCACGGTCTGCCCGAGCTGCGTGCCGACCAGGGAGGCGAGGGCCACGGTGCCGGCCCGCCGTTGGCTGCCCGTCCAGCGGGCGAGCGTCCATCCGGCGGTCGCGCCGAGGGTGGTGGCGGCGGCCCGCAATCCGATCTCCCTGGTCAGGGTCTCCCCGAGGGACGTGTCCGGGCCCTCGCGCAGCAGGTGGTCGCCGTGGTGCGCGCCGGGCGGCCGGATCGCGATGGCCATCGCCGGCACCAGGTCGGTGAGGAGGTTGACCAGGAGCAGTTGCCGCCCGGTGAGCGCGGAGCGGCCGGTCGCGGCGGCGGTGAGCACGCTGAACGCGATCTCCCCGAGGTTGCCGCCGACCAGGATGCTCAGCGCGTGGCGGGCCGAGGACCACATGGCGCGTCCCTCGACCAGGGTGGCGATGATGGTCTCCAGCCGGTCGTCGGTGACCACCAGGTCGGCGGCGGCCTTGGCGGCCGGGGTGCCCCGTTGGCCGAGGGCGATCCCGACGTCGGCCAGCCGGATCGCCGGTGCGTCGTTGGCGCCGTCCCCGGTCATCGCGACGACCCGGCCGCACTTCTGGAGCGCCTGGATGATCCGTACCTTGTGGGTCGGGGTGCAGCGGGCGACCACGTCGGTGCGGGCGAGGCGGTCGGCGAGCGCCTCGTCGTCGAGCTGGTCCAGCTCGGTGGCGGTGACCACCCGCTGGTCGCTGTCGGTGCTGATGATCGAGGCGATCGCCTCGGCGGTCGCCGGGTGGTCGCCGGTGATCATGATGGTGTGCACGCCGGCCTGCCGGATCCGACGGACCGCCGGCGCGGCACTCTCCCGCACCCCGTCGGCGAGCGTCAGGTAGCCCACGAACACCAGGTCGCCTACCTCGTCGTCGGTGACCTCCCGGCCGGTCACCCGCCGCTCGGCGACGGCCAGCACGCGGTGCCCGGCCCCGGCCCGCTCGGCCAGGACCTCGTGCAGCCGGTCCCGGCCCTGGTCGTCCAGGGGCCGCTCGCCGCCGTCGGCGTCCCGGCGGCCGGTGCAGCGGGGCAGCACCCGCTCCGGAGCGCCCTTCACGCTGAGCAGCAGCCCGTCGTCGGTCTCGCCCAGCGTGGCGTGGTAGCCCCGGGACGGCTCGAACGGCAGCCCACCGACGGATCGCCAGCCGCCGGCCCCGATCCGCTCGGTGATCCCGTCGACGGTCCGGGCGCCGGTGCGGATCGCCCGGTCGGTCTGCTCCGGCAGTTCCGTCGGGTCGGTCGCGTCCGGGGTGGCCCGCAGCGCCGCCGCGAGGGTGATCCGGAGGGAACGCGATCCGTCCAGCCGGTCCGTGGGGGCGTACCGGTCACCGTCGCCGACACCGGCGAGGCGGAGGTGTCCCTCGGTCAGCGTGCCGGTCTTGTCGAAGCAGAGCACGTCCACCCGGCCCAGCGCCTCGATGGTGCGGGGGTTGCGGACCAGCGCGCCGTGCTCGGCGAGCCGCCGGGCCGCCGCGAGCTGCGCGGCACTGACCAGGAAGGGCAGCCCCTCCGGCACCGAGGCGACGGCCAGGTTCGCGGCGGTCGCCGCCGTTTCCGCAAGCGGTACGCCCCGCAGCAACCCCGCCCCGGCCACCGAGAGCGCCGAGGCTGCGGCCAGCGGAAGCGCTGCCCGGGTCAACCTGCCGAGCCGGGCCTCCACCCCGCCGGCCGGTGGTGCCTGGCGGGCCAGGGCCAGGCTCCGTCCCGCCTCGGTGTCGGCCCCGGTGGCGACCACCACGGCGGTGCCGTACCCGGCGGCGACCGTGCTGCCCTCGTAGAGCATGGAGCGCCGGTCGGCGACGGCGGCGGCCACCACCGGTCGGTCGGTCTTGGTCACCGGCAGCGACTCACCGGTCAGCGACGACTCATCGGCCTCCAGCCCCACCGACTCCAGCACCCGGCAGTCGGCGGGTACCGCGTCCCCCGGTTCGAGCAGGACCACGTCGCCGACCACCAGGTCGTCGGCGGCCACCACGTCTTCGGTGCCGTCGCGCCGGACCCGCGCGGTCACCGCCGTGCGGGAGAGCAGCTTCGCCAGGGACCGTTCGGTGTTGCGTTGGTGAACCGCCCCGATCAGAGCCGAGCCGCCGACCACCCCGCCGACCAGGGCGGCGTCGACGACCGAGCCGAACGCGGCGGAGAGGGCCGCCCCGGCGGCGAGGACCGGGGTGAGTGGGTTGGCGAGTTCGTCGAGCAGGGCCCGGAGCAGGCTGCCGTCGTCGGCGCCGCCGCCGGTGCCCCGGCGCCGCCGCTCGGCCACCTCGGTCGCACCGAGCCCGTCCGGGGTGGTGCCGAGGCGGCTGAGGACCACGTCGACCGGCATCAGGTGCCAGGCCGTGACGGGCGGGGTCGGGGTGTCGGTCCGGTCGGGTAGTCGACGGGCCCGCCAGACCCCGTGCGCGAAGGCCAGCGCCGCAGCACCGTTCACGGCGGAGAGGGCCTGGCCGGGAAGGCGCTCCCGATCGGCGGTGAACGCCGCCAGTGCTCCCAGCCCGGCACCCGCCTCGGCGAGGCGGATGTTCTGCCGGCTCATCCGGCGGGCCACGCCGGTCGCCTCGACCACCAGCGCACAGGTGCGCAGGTCGGTGCCGACGAGCAGGTGCGCGCCCCACGGGGGCGGGTCGTCGGGTCCGCCGACGCCGAGTCCGCAGTCGGAGACACCGAGGGCCGCCCGGTCGGCGGAGACCAGCATCACCACCGCGCCGTCGAGTTGAAGGGCCCGTACCGTCTCGGCGACCCGGGGGCCGCCGGGGAGGACGGCGTCGGTGAATCCGTACCGCTGGTCGGTGTCGCCGGCCACCACCAGCCGCAGGCCGGCCTGCCGGGCGGCGACCGACAGCGCGTCCGCGCCCGGCGCCGGCTCGGGCTCGACCCGCAGCACCGCCGTCAGGGTCTCCCCCTCGGCCAGCCCGAGCAGCAGGCCACCGCCGTCCCGGAGCCGCCGGCTGGCCGCGGTGTCCCCCGGATCGCGTGCGTCGAGCCGGTCCAGCGGGGCGAGTCGCCAGCCCTCCGCCTCCCGTCGCCGTCGCGGCGCGTCGGGGTCGAAGAGGGCGAAGGCGCGGGCGGTGATCTCCTCCGTGTCCGCGTCGGCCAGCGGAGCCAGGTCGACCAGCGACCCCCGGTCGGAGCCGAGCACGGCCGCGTCCAGGACGAGCGTGTCGATCCGGTCGAGTTCCCGCAGCACCCCGCGATCCATCGCGATGACACCCCGGCGGGCCAGGATCCGGCCCAGCTGGGCGGCGTACCCCTCACGGCCGGACCCGGGGGCCTTCGGCAGCGTGGCGAGGGCGAGTGCGGCGGCCCGCTTCGCCCCCACCGCCGGCAGGGCCGCCGCGCCGGACGCCGCGCCGGTGAGGAGGATCCGGTTGATGTACCGCTCGACCGGCCCGTCGGGCTTGGCGCGTGGGCGGCCGTGCGTGGGCGCGCGGGCCACGGCGCGGTCCGGGTCGCCGGTGAGCTGCGGCTCGGCACGCTTCCAGGCGCTCTGCTGGGCGCGGGCCTCACCCCACTGCACGATCCGCTGCGTGCCGTCGAGCACCAGGCCGGTCCAGCCACCGGAGAGTCCCTGCGTCACCGCCTCGGCGAGCGGGAAGAGCAGGTCGGCCCGGGGATCCGCGCGGAGCCCCCGGTCGGCCAGTGCGTGCAGTTTGGGGTGCAGGTCGATCGCGCCGAGGAGCCCGGCGACCTCCCCCGGCAGCGGGGTGAACGGCAGGATCCGGGTGGCGGCGGAGAGGGTCAGCCCGAGGACGTCGGAGGCGAGCGCGCCGAGCGTGCGCGGGGTCTGCGGGCCCTCCTCGGGCGGGTGCGGCGGCGGGATGTCCGGGTCGGGTTCGTGGTCGCAGCGGCGCTCCACCCGCTCGATCGTCCGGACCAGGTCACGGAGGCGGGGTTCGGGCGTCTCGACGGCCACCACCACCCGGCCGGACGGCGCGTTGACCCGGGCCCAGCCCACCCCGGGGAGCTTCTCCAGGGCCTTCTCGACCTGGCGGGCCAGACGGTCGCCGCCGTCCTGGCAGACTCCGTGCACCTCGATGTGGTGCCGTCCGGGCCGGGACCAGACCCGCCGACGGGTGAGCCCGGCGCTCCGGGCCAGGTGTACGGCCGCCGCGCCCGCACCACGGGAGGCGTCGCCCACGAGCCGTGGCACGGCGGACGGGACGATCCGGCCGGCGATCCTGCCCAGCGGGATCATCCGACGGTACGACCGGCCAGGAGCCGGTCCGGTCCTCCGTCGCCCTCGTGCAGGTCGTACGCCATCTCGCCTCCCACACCTCGCTCCGCGCGGCGTGGCTTCCCCACCCCGGGCCGGTCATGCCCGGTGACGGGAGGTTTTTCCGGCGGGCCGGGTTCCGGGGGCGTGACCCCCTGGCTGAACCGCCGGTGCCGTCCGTTGCCGACGCGGCGGCATGAACCCGGGCGGGGGTGGAAAGCAACGGTGACAGCACAGCCGACGCGGGGAGGCGAGATGGAGGCACCAGCCCGGCACGAGGCACGCGAGCGGGTCCGTCCGTACGAGCGGCGGGTGGACGTTCCGCTGCTCGGGGAGGTGACGCTACCGCCGGACAAGGTCGCCTACTACGCGGGCGTGGGTGTGCTCGCGGCGCTCCAGGTGATCGAGTGGCCGCTGGCCCTGCTCGTCACCGCCGGTCACCTCCTAGCCGACCAGCACCTATCCGGGCTGGCGCGGGGCGTGGGCGAGGCGCTGGAGGCGGCCTGACGCTCCGCGCGGGGGGCACGTGGAAGTCGATGGGGGCGTACCGGCGGGCCCCGGGCGGGTTCGACGTCAAGGTCCACGCCACCCCGGATGTGGCCGACGGTCCCGACGGGACCGGGGTACGAGATCCGGGTCACCGGCGGTTGACCTGAAGTCGGGTTGAGGACGCAGGGTGGGCGCATGCTCATCGAATCCGCGCCGCCCGCCGTGCCGGATCGGCTGCTCTCCGCGCCCCTGCGGGCGATGACGGTGGGCAGCGTGGCGTTGATCTCGCTGCTCGCCTTCGAGGCGTTGGCCGTCGGGACCGCCATGCCGACGGTCACCCGCAGCCTCGACGGCCTGGCCCTCTACGCGCTGGCCTTCGGCGGGCCGTTCGCCTCCGGGGTGCTCGCCATGGTGCTCTCCGGCATCTGGTGCGACGCCCGGGGTCCGCGGCTGCCGATGTGGCACGGGTTCGTCTGGTTCGTCACCGGGTTGCTGCTCGCCGGCACCGCGCCGGCGATGGGCGTGCTGGTCGTCGGGCGGGTGGTGCAGGGCTTTGGCTCCGGGCTGCTCTCGGTCGCGCTCTACGTGATCGTCGGCCGGGTGTACCCCGAGTCGTTGCACCGGCGGATATTCGCTGTGTTCGCCGCCGCGTGGGTCGTACCGTCGCTGGTCGGACCGGCCCTGGCCGGGCTGGTGGTGGAACACCTCGGCTGGCGCTGGGTCTTCCTGGCGGTCCCGGCCGTGGCTGTTCCGGCGGTGCTGCTGGTCCACCCGGGGTTGCGGGCGGTGGGCGTGCCGGTCGGTTCCCGACCGCCCCGGGACGCGGGGGCCCGGATCGGCTGGGCCTGCGGGGCCGCGGCGAGCGCCGCACTGCTGCACTACGGGGGGCAGCAGCGCGGTCCGCTCGCCGTCGGTCTCGTGGTCGCCGCGCTGGTCGCGCTCGCCGGCTGTGCACCACGCCTGCTGCCGGCCGGTGTCCTGCGGGCCGGTCGAGGGCTGCCCACCGTGGTCGGGCTGCGCGGGCTGGCCTCGGCGGCGTTCGTCGGTGCGGAGGTGGTGATGCCGCTGTTGCTGTCCCGTGAGCGTGGGCTCTCGCCGACCGCCGCCGGGGTCGCCCTGACCGTCGGGGCGGTCTCCTGGTCAGTGGGCTCGTGGTTGCAGGGACGGCTGCCCGAACCGCCTTCCCGAGCGACCCTGCCGCGCGCCGGGCTCGTCTGCATCGCCGCCGGCATCGCGGGCTTCGCGCTCGCGGTGTGGCCGGCCGTCCCGGTGCCGGTCGCTCTCCTCGGCTGGAGCCTGGCCGGCCTCGGCATGGGGCTGGTCTACCCGTCGTTGTCGGTGCTCACCCTGGAGTTGTCCGATCCCGGTGAGCAGGGTCGCAACAGTTCCTCCCTGCAACTCGGCGATGCGCTCTGCGCCGCCGCCGTGCTGGCGCTGACCGGTGCGCTGCTCGCCGCCAGCTCGGGGCCGGATCCGGCGACCTACCTGGTCGCCCTGGTGGTCTCCGCAGGGTTGGCGCTGCTCGGCGCGCTGATCGCCGGACGGGTCGTGCCGGCCGCCGGCTGACACCCGTCCGGGGGAAGCCGCCGGGATGAACCCGTCAGTGGCTCATGTTCGCCCTACCGTGGCCGCATGCTCACACTGGTCGTCACCATGATTCTGTACGTCGCCGGGTTCGTTTTCCTCTACGGCGTGATCCGGGTGGCCGTTCGGCACGCTCTGGAGGACCTGGAGGTCCGCCGGGCGGAGACGCTGCGCCCCGGCCCACCGCAGGAGCGACCCTTCGTGCCGGAGAATTTCCTTGCCGGCAACTGACGGTGTCGGGCCACGGAGGTCGGTTCCCGCTGGCCGACCTTCGGCCTGCCAGGGCCGTCGAATATGAACGTGCGTCGATGTTGTTGCACGTGAAACATCGGCCACCCGAATGGCGGGCGGCGGGTGTGGCCCGTCAACCGTCCGACGACTCGCGGCGCTCCACTTCGGCCAGGGCGGCGAGGAGTGTCTCCGGCTCCTGGGCGCCGCTGACCGCGTACCTGCCGGCCAGGACGAAGGTCGGCACGCTGGTCACCCCGATACTCCGGGCCTCGGCCAGTTCCGCCTGAAGTTCGGCGACCCCGGCGTCCGAGTCGAGGAAGGCGCGGACTTCGGGGGCGTCCAGGCCGACGCTGGCGGCCACCGAGGCGAGAGCGGAGCGTGAGCCGATGTCGACGCCGTCGGTGAAGTGGGCCTTGAAGAGACCCTCGATCGTCTCGGCGGCCCGGCCCCGCGCGTCGGCGAACCGGATCAGTCGGTGCGCGTCGAACGTGTTCGCGGTGACCGCCCGGTCGAAGTCCAGTTTCAGTCCGACACCGGCGGCCACCCCGGCGACGTGGTCGGCCATCTGCCGGGCCTGTTCCACTCCGCCGAACTTCGCGGCCAACCCGTCGAGCAGCGGACGGGGCTCGGGCACCGGGCTCGGGTCGAGCTGGAACGGCCGGTAGCGGAGGGTCACGTCACCGTCGTACGCCGCCAGCGCCTGCTCCAACCGGCGCTTTCCGACGTAGCACCAGGGACAGACCACGTCGGCGTAGACCTCGATCTCCATGCCCCGGATCAACCCGCCCTCCGGTGGATGTGTTCCCGGCGCGGGCGGTCACACCCCGCGCGGTGGGTCACCTCAGGAGACCTGCTCGCGTACCTGCCGCTTGAGTCGGGCCAGGATCGCCGTGCCGCCGCGTACCCGCAACGGGCTGATCGCCTGGGCGAGACCCATCCGCTGGTACAGGTCGTCGGGTACGGCGAGCACCTGATCGGCGCTGGCGCCGGCCAGTCCCTCGGCCAGGATGCCGGCGAAGGCCCGGGTGGTCGGGGCCTCCGGAGGGCAGTCGAAGAGGGTGGTCACCGTCCGGTCCGGGGCGACCCGGGCGCGGAGGAAGAACGCCGTCTGGCACTCCGGCACCTGTTCCATGCCCTCGCGGTCGACCTGCCCGGGCGGGAGCGGCGGAATGACGTCGGCGAACTCCAACAGCATCTCGAGCACCAGTTCGCGTGGGGCAGCGGCGAACTCATCGACGATCTCGGCCAGCTTGGACGGCATCTCGGGCATGTCGCCAGGCTACCGGCGTGTTTGCAGGGGGCCCCTCCTCGACAGAAAACGGTAGGAAGGGCCCCCTGCAAACACCTCACGCCGTCGGTGCCTTCTCGCTGATCTCGCCGAGGGCCGAGTTCGGATCCAACTGTGTCGCCAGATCACCGAGGGAGACGATCCCGACCAGTTTGCGGTCGGCGTCGCAGACCAGAATCCGCCGGACGCCACGCTCGCGCATCAGGGCCGCCGCCTCGGCCGTCGAACAGTGCTGGTCGATCATCACCACCTCACGGGTGACGATCGAGCCGATCGTGGTGGTCGCCGGGTCGCTGCGTTCGGCCACCGCCCGGACCACGATGTCCCGGTCGGTGAGCATGCCGGCGAGGGTGGCGCCGTCGGTGACGACCACGTCGCCGATGTCCGCCTCCTTCATCACCCTGGCCGCCTCGTCCAGGGGTGTCTCCGTCGACAGGTAGACCACCTGTCGGGTCATCACGTCACTGACCCGGTAACCGGACATTTCGAGAGCCTCCGAGGGTCGACCCAGCAGATGTGACAGCGGTACCCAGTGGCGACATCGCTACACCAGGTCGGACGGCACTGCCGAAAGTCCGGTGAGCGCACTGGTCAGCTCGACGACCGGCAGCTCCGTACGGTCGCCACGGGCGCGGTCGCGCAACTCCACGTACCCGTCGGCGTGACGGCGACCGACCACGACGGTGCGGGGGATGCCGATCAGCTCGGCGTCGGTGAACTTCACCCCGGCCGAGACGTGCGTGCGGTCGTCGACCAGCACCCGCAGGCCGGCGGCGGCGAGGCGTGCGCCGAGGTCGAGCGCCGCGTCGAGCTGCGGCCCCTTCCCCGCCGCCACCAGGTGTACATCGCACGGCGCGACCACCGCCGGCCAGCACAGCCCCCGATCGTCGTGGTGCTGCTCGGCGATCGTGGCGACCAGCCGGGAGATGCCGATGCCGTAGCAACCCATCAGCGGCCGGACCGGCTTGCCGGCCGGACCGAGCACGTCCACCGTGAACGCGTCGGTGAACCGGCGGCCGAGCTGGAAGACGTGCCCGATCTCGATGCCCCGGCGCATGGTCAGTTGCCCGTCCGGGCAGGCCGGGCAGGGATCGCCGGGGCGTACGTCGGCCGCCTCGATCGTGCCGTCGGGGGCGAAGTCGCGTCCACAGACGACGTCGACCGCGTGCCGACCCGGCTCGTTGGCCCCGGTCAGCCAGGCGGTGCCGGGCACCACCCGGGGGTCGACCAGGTAACGGATGCCGAGCTTCGCCATGACCTGCGGACCGATGTAGCCGCGGACCAGCTCCGGCCGGTCGGCGAAGCCGTCGAAGACGGTGACCGTAGCCGGGTGCAGCGCCGTGCCGACCCGCTTCAGGTCCACCTCCCGGTCGCCGGGCACCCCGACGACCAGCGGTTCCGTCTCCTCCGCACCCGGCCGGCGGACGGCGAGCACGACGTTCTTCAACGTGTCGCCTGCGGTCCAGTCGTCCCGGCCGCCGAGGCGGCGGGCGTTGGCCAGTTCGACCAGCGAGGCGATGGTGGGGGTGTCCGGGGTGTCGTGCACGGTGGCGGCCGGGTGCGCGTCCGGGGCGCCGGCCGGCGGGGCGGGCGTGGTCACCGCCTCGGTGTTGGCGGCGTAGTCGCAGGCGGTGCAGGCGACGTAGGTGTCCTCGCCGACCTCGGTGGTGGCGAGGAACTCCTCGGAGACCGAGCCGCCCATCGCCCCGGACATCGCGGTGACCACCGTGTACTCCAGCCCCAGGCGGTCGAAGATGCGCTGGTACGCGGCGCGGTGCCGGGCGTACGCCTCGGCCAGTCCCGCCCCGTCCAGGTCGAACGAGTAGGCGTCCTTCATCAGGAACTCGCGCCCGCGCAGCAGGCCGGCCCGGGGGCGGGCCTCGTCCCGGAACTTGGTCTGGACCTGGAAGAGCGTCACCGGAAGGTCCCGGTACGAGGTGAACAGGTCCTTGACCAGCAGCGCGGCAAGTTCCTCGTGGGTCGGGCCGAGCAGGTGCGGTGCGCCGCGCCGGTCGGCCAGGGTGAAGATGTCGTCGCCGTACTCCGTCCACCGTCCGCTGGTCTGGTACGGCTCGGCCGGCAGCAGCGCCGGGAATTGCACCTCCTGACCACCGATCGCCGTCATCTCCGACCGGACGACCTCGGTGACCCGGTCCAGCACGAGCTTGCCCAGCGGCAGCCAGGTGTAGCCGCCCGGAGCGGCCCGGCGGACGTACCCGGCGCGCAGCAGCAGCCGGTGGCTCGGCACCTCCGCGTCCGCCGGGTCCTCCCGAAGGGTCCGCAGCAGCAGCGTCGACATCCTCAGCATCATGGGCGCAGCGTACGACGGGAGCGCGGCCCGTCCATCCGGTTTGTCGCGGGGTGCGGTGGCACACGTCGGAGCCGGTGCGCGTCGTCGCGGCGGTGCCCGGTGGGAGACTGGTGCCCGCACCGGAACTCGACGGGAGGGGCGGCGTGCGCTGGCGCAGCTTCGTGGCGGTGGGGGACAGCTTCACCGAGGGCATGGACGACGCGTACCCGGACGGCACCTACCGGGGCTGGGCGGACCTGGTGGCCACCCGGCTCGCCGCCGGGGCCGGCCCCGACTTCCGGTACGCGAATCTCGCCGTCCGGGGCAAGCTCTTCCCGCAGGTGGTGGCGGACCAGGTGCCCGCCGCGCTGGCGATGCGCCCGGATCTGATCAGCTTCGCGGCCGGCGGCAACGACGTGCTGCGTCGCGGGTTCGACCCGGAGACGCTGGTCAGCCGCTTCGACGACACGGTCCGGC contains:
- a CDS encoding CBS domain-containing protein; the encoded protein is MPTARDLMTSDVSCVREQDDLKFAARRMAELGVGSLAICGADNRLKVGDLIEAISERG
- a CDS encoding cation-translocating P-type ATPase translates to MIPLGRIAGRIVPSAVPRLVGDASRGAGAAAVHLARSAGLTRRRVWSRPGRHHIEVHGVCQDGGDRLARQVEKALEKLPGVGWARVNAPSGRVVVAVETPEPRLRDLVRTIERVERRCDHEPDPDIPPPHPPEEGPQTPRTLGALASDVLGLTLSAATRILPFTPLPGEVAGLLGAIDLHPKLHALADRGLRADPRADLLFPLAEAVTQGLSGGWTGLVLDGTQRIVQWGEARAQQSAWKRAEPQLTGDPDRAVARAPTHGRPRAKPDGPVERYINRILLTGAASGAAALPAVGAKRAAALALATLPKAPGSGREGYAAQLGRILARRGVIAMDRGVLRELDRIDTLVLDAAVLGSDRGSLVDLAPLADADTEEITARAFALFDPDAPRRRREAEGWRLAPLDRLDARDPGDTAASRRLRDGGGLLLGLAEGETLTAVLRVEPEPAPGADALSVAARQAGLRLVVAGDTDQRYGFTDAVLPGGPRVAETVRALQLDGAVVMLVSADRAALGVSDCGLGVGGPDDPPPWGAHLLVGTDLRTCALVVEATGVARRMSRQNIRLAEAGAGLGALAAFTADRERLPGQALSAVNGAAALAFAHGVWRARRLPDRTDTPTPPVTAWHLMPVDVVLSRLGTTPDGLGATEVAERRRRGTGGGADDGSLLRALLDELANPLTPVLAAGAALSAAFGSVVDAALVGGVVGGSALIGAVHQRNTERSLAKLLSRTAVTARVRRDGTEDVVAADDLVVGDVVLLEPGDAVPADCRVLESVGLEADESSLTGESLPVTKTDRPVVAAAVADRRSMLYEGSTVAAGYGTAVVVATGADTEAGRSLALARQAPPAGGVEARLGRLTRAALPLAAASALSVAGAGLLRGVPLAETAATAANLAVASVPEGLPFLVSAAQLAAARRLAEHGALVRNPRTIEALGRVDVLCFDKTGTLTEGHLRLAGVGDGDRYAPTDRLDGSRSLRITLAAALRATPDATDPTELPEQTDRAIRTGARTVDGITERIGAGGWRSVGGLPFEPSRGYHATLGETDDGLLLSVKGAPERVLPRCTGRRDADGGERPLDDQGRDRLHEVLAERAGAGHRVLAVAERRVTGREVTDDEVGDLVFVGYLTLADGVRESAAPAVRRIRQAGVHTIMITGDHPATAEAIASIISTDSDQRVVTATELDQLDDEALADRLARTDVVARCTPTHKVRIIQALQKCGRVVAMTGDGANDAPAIRLADVGIALGQRGTPAAKAAADLVVTDDRLETIIATLVEGRAMWSSARHALSILVGGNLGEIAFSVLTAAATGRSALTGRQLLLVNLLTDLVPAMAIAIRPPGAHHGDHLLREGPDTSLGETLTREIGLRAAATTLGATAGWTLARWTGSQRRAGTVALASLVGTQLGQTVLAGGTSPAVLASTVASVGALVAVVQTPGVSQFFGCTPLGPVGWTIATGSALGATLGNGALSSLVDRLPRPPS
- a CDS encoding MFS transporter, with amino-acid sequence MLIESAPPAVPDRLLSAPLRAMTVGSVALISLLAFEALAVGTAMPTVTRSLDGLALYALAFGGPFASGVLAMVLSGIWCDARGPRLPMWHGFVWFVTGLLLAGTAPAMGVLVVGRVVQGFGSGLLSVALYVIVGRVYPESLHRRIFAVFAAAWVVPSLVGPALAGLVVEHLGWRWVFLAVPAVAVPAVLLVHPGLRAVGVPVGSRPPRDAGARIGWACGAAASAALLHYGGQQRGPLAVGLVVAALVALAGCAPRLLPAGVLRAGRGLPTVVGLRGLASAAFVGAEVVMPLLLSRERGLSPTAAGVALTVGAVSWSVGSWLQGRLPEPPSRATLPRAGLVCIAAGIAGFALAVWPAVPVPVALLGWSLAGLGMGLVYPSLSVLTLELSDPGEQGRNSSSLQLGDALCAAAVLALTGALLAASSGPDPATYLVALVVSAGLALLGALIAGRVVPAAG
- a CDS encoding DsbA family oxidoreductase; the protein is MEIEVYADVVCPWCYVGKRRLEQALAAYDGDVTLRYRPFQLDPSPVPEPRPLLDGLAAKFGGVEQARQMADHVAGVAAGVGLKLDFDRAVTANTFDAHRLIRFADARGRAAETIEGLFKAHFTDGVDIGSRSALASVAASVGLDAPEVRAFLDSDAGVAELQAELAEARSIGVTSVPTFVLAGRYAVSGAQEPETLLAALAEVERRESSDG
- a CDS encoding SufE family protein; this encodes MPEMPSKLAEIVDEFAAAPRELVLEMLLEFADVIPPLPPGQVDREGMEQVPECQTAFFLRARVAPDRTVTTLFDCPPEAPTTRAFAGILAEGLAGASADQVLAVPDDLYQRMGLAQAISPLRVRGGTAILARLKRQVREQVS
- a CDS encoding CBS domain-containing protein, with amino-acid sequence MSGYRVSDVMTRQVVYLSTETPLDEAARVMKEADIGDVVVTDGATLAGMLTDRDIVVRAVAERSDPATTTIGSIVTREVVMIDQHCSTAEAAALMRERGVRRILVCDADRKLVGIVSLGDLATQLDPNSALGEISEKAPTA
- a CDS encoding proline--tRNA ligase, which encodes MMLRMSTLLLRTLREDPADAEVPSHRLLLRAGYVRRAAPGGYTWLPLGKLVLDRVTEVVRSEMTAIGGQEVQFPALLPAEPYQTSGRWTEYGDDIFTLADRRGAPHLLGPTHEELAALLVKDLFTSYRDLPVTLFQVQTKFRDEARPRAGLLRGREFLMKDAYSFDLDGAGLAEAYARHRAAYQRIFDRLGLEYTVVTAMSGAMGGSVSEEFLATTEVGEDTYVACTACDYAANTEAVTTPAPPAGAPDAHPAATVHDTPDTPTIASLVELANARRLGGRDDWTAGDTLKNVVLAVRRPGAEETEPLVVGVPGDREVDLKRVGTALHPATVTVFDGFADRPELVRGYIGPQVMAKLGIRYLVDPRVVPGTAWLTGANEPGRHAVDVVCGRDFAPDGTIEAADVRPGDPCPACPDGQLTMRRGIEIGHVFQLGRRFTDAFTVDVLGPAGKPVRPLMGCYGIGISRLVATIAEQHHDDRGLCWPAVVAPCDVHLVAAGKGPQLDAALDLGARLAAAGLRVLVDDRTHVSAGVKFTDAELIGIPRTVVVGRRHADGYVELRDRARGDRTELPVVELTSALTGLSAVPSDLV